In the genome of Desertifilum tharense IPPAS B-1220, the window CCAAGACAGGAAACGCGATCGGTTGATGCGATTTTCTGCAACTTAATCTTGCTGCTGATTATTGCTAGCAATTCCTAACAACTCCAAAACTCAAGATTGACTCCTAGGGAGAGAACATTTAAGTTATAAGCATTCCGGATTCTTCAAGCTCATCTATTCATTCCAGTAATTCCGCCCACCCTTGAATTTATTGCTGAGGTAAACAATGGCAGAGACACAAAATTTACTGAGATCCTTCGATCGGGTTTACGATAACCCGATTATGCTCGATCAATCCGTCACTGCTCCCATTTGTGAAGGACTCAATGTTGTCCTATCGAGCTTCCAAGCCTTATATTTGCAATATCAAAAACATCATTTTGTAGTGGAAGGCTCCGAGTTTTACTCGCTGCATGAATTCTTCAACGATAGCTACGATCAAGTTCAAGACCACGTTCACGAATTAGGCGAACGCTTAAATGGTTTAGGCGGAACGCCCGCCGCCAGTTTCACCAAACTGGCAGAACTCTGCTGCTTTGAACCCGAATCTGATGGCGTTTACACCTGTCGGCAAATGGTAGAAAATGACCTCAAAGCCGAACAAGCCATTATCCAAGCGATTCGCAAACAAGCAGCCCAAGCCGAGAGTTTAGGCGATCGCGCTACCCGCTATCTCTACGAGCAAATCCTCTTGAAAACGGAGGATCGCGCCTTCCATCTGGCTCACTTCCTAGCACCAGACAGCCTGACTCTTGCGTTTGTACAAGCCCGTAACGGTAACTAAACGGATGGACTGTCGTAGCGACTCCCTTTTTGTCAGTCTACCCAGTCGCATCGGTTGGGTTTCGATAATGCTAACCCAACTACGACTACCCGGTCATGATTAGATGGCCCGAAATTAAGCCCCTTGTTTTAGAAAAAATAGGCTGCTCTTCGATGCTCAACTTGCCCTGTATTGATGAATGGGTGCCACTCGGCACCTTTTTTTTCACCCCTAAAGATAGAAATCCCGTTAATTTCATTTCTATCTAGAGAGACAGGATAATTTGTTATCTGCTGTTTAACGTGGAAAACGAGCGCTGAAAAAGGCAGCCAGTCTAGTTTTTATAACTATTCTGGCTTTCATAAATTGACCGATAGAGGCTTGAGGGTGATGAAGATAGCCGTTTCTCCTCCACAAGAGAAACGAGGGCTAGGGGGAAAGATAAGCCCGCCGCTATTTTGAGAGTTATGTTTCGCTCTTCGCTCCGTTGTGAACGCTAACTCAAGGATTGGCTCGTTAACCTCAAGTTGATTTGGGAACTCCTGCTCCTTAAAATCAGTACATTCCATAGCAGCCCAAGTTTATGACAAATGAGATATTGATTAACGGCGGTTTGTTCGTTGCGGCTTATTTATTGGGTTCTATTCCCATCGGTTACTTACTGGGGCGCTGGCTTAAAGGCGTGGATCTCCGAGAGGTGGGTTCGGGTTCAACGGGTGCAACCAATGTTTTACGCACGTTAGGCAAAGGGCCGGCGGCGATCGTGCTTTTGGTGGATATTGGTAAAGGAGCCGCTGCGATCGCCCTGGTGAAGTGGGCGTACTCTTTGGGTCTTTTAGCTTCCGTTGCGGCTTGGCAGCCCTGGATGGTGACGCTAGCGGGGTTAGCGGCGGTGATTGGTCACAGCAAGTCGATTTGGCTGAATTTTAAGGGCGGAAAGTCTGTTGCTGCGAGTTTGGGGATTCTGCTGGCGATGTCTTGGCAAGTCGGCTTGGCAACGGTGGGCGTGTTTGCGGCGGTTCTGGCGGTTTCGCGGATCGTCTCTTTGAGTTCCATTGCGGGCGCGATCGCGGTTTCTGCGTTGATGGTGCTTTTGCATCAACCGCTGGCTTATCAACTGTTTGGCTTAGTGGGGGGATTATTTGTCCTCTGGCGACATCGCAGCAATATGCAGCGTCTCCTGGCGGGTACAGAGCCTCAACTGGGTCAATCAGTACCCCAAACAACGAGCGAGAGTCCAGCAGATTAGCGTTGAACGCTTTGGCGTTCTACTGAGTAGGGGCGTTTGTCTCCTGCTCAATTCAGCGTTGCCCCAAAAGCAAGAGAGACAAGCAAAACTGCTTGTCTCTCTTTTCGGATTGATTTTGAGTACCCCCAAGGGAATTCGAATCCCTGTCGCCTCCGTGAAAGGGAGGTGTCCTAGGCCTCTAGACGATGGGGGCTTGCGTCTTGCACCTTTATTAACTTAACCGTTTTTTTTCGGTTTGTCAACACCCTTTCAAAACTTTTTTTGGGATTAGGTGCTTCGGTGCTTGGGGGATTAGGCGATCCCCCGGTCGCGTTACTTCAGTTTATCAGAATTACGCAGGCGGATCAGCTTGCGTCGCATTCTGGCAGAAGCTTTCTTTTCGGAAATTCTTTGAGCTTCCACATGGACTTGCAAGCTTTCGAGGTAGCCGTCTTCCCCTTCGGCGAAGGCATCAAGCAAGGTGTCGAGCAACTGATCGCGATCGCTCAGAGCGCCTTTTTCTTCTATTAACCTAAACTTTAAATAGACTTCACATTCATAAATTCCGATCTCAGAGGAAGAAGATTGATATTCTAAAGGCTCAGATTGCATAGTTTAA includes:
- a CDS encoding Dps family protein, with translation MAETQNLLRSFDRVYDNPIMLDQSVTAPICEGLNVVLSSFQALYLQYQKHHFVVEGSEFYSLHEFFNDSYDQVQDHVHELGERLNGLGGTPAASFTKLAELCCFEPESDGVYTCRQMVENDLKAEQAIIQAIRKQAAQAESLGDRATRYLYEQILLKTEDRAFHLAHFLAPDSLTLAFVQARNGN
- the plsY gene encoding glycerol-3-phosphate 1-O-acyltransferase PlsY, producing MTNEILINGGLFVAAYLLGSIPIGYLLGRWLKGVDLREVGSGSTGATNVLRTLGKGPAAIVLLVDIGKGAAAIALVKWAYSLGLLASVAAWQPWMVTLAGLAAVIGHSKSIWLNFKGGKSVAASLGILLAMSWQVGLATVGVFAAVLAVSRIVSLSSIAGAIAVSALMVLLHQPLAYQLFGLVGGLFVLWRHRSNMQRLLAGTEPQLGQSVPQTTSESPAD
- a CDS encoding Npun_R1517 family heterocyst differentiation transcriptional regulator, producing the protein MQSEPLEYQSSSSEIGIYECEVYLKFRLIEEKGALSDRDQLLDTLLDAFAEGEDGYLESLQVHVEAQRISEKKASARMRRKLIRLRNSDKLK